The Klebsiella sp. RHBSTW-00484 genome includes a window with the following:
- a CDS encoding CoA-binding protein, giving the protein MKENDIAGILTSTRTIALVGASDKPDRPSYRVMKYLLEQGYHVIPVSPKVAGTTLLGQKGYATLADVPEKVDMVDVFRNSEAAWGVAQEAVAIGAKTLWLQLGVINEQAAVLARDAGLNVVMDRCPAIEIPRLGLAR; this is encoded by the coding sequence ATGAAAGAGAACGATATTGCAGGCATTCTGACCTCGACTCGGACCATTGCGCTGGTGGGCGCGAGTGACAAACCTGACCGTCCAAGCTACCGGGTGATGAAATATCTTCTGGAGCAGGGGTACCACGTCATCCCCGTTTCCCCCAAGGTTGCAGGCACTACGTTACTGGGGCAAAAAGGGTATGCCACGCTTGCCGATGTGCCGGAAAAAGTAGACATGGTTGATGTTTTCCGCAATTCGGAAGCGGCGTGGGGCGTTGCGCAGGAGGCCGTGGCTATTGGGGCGAAAACGCTGTGGTTGCAGTTGGGCGTTATAAATGAGCAGGCTGCGGTTCTGGCGCGTGATGCCGGGCTTAATGTGGTGATGGATCGCTGTCCGGCAATTGAGATCCCACGACTAGGATTAGCCAGATAA